DNA sequence from the Marinilongibacter aquaticus genome:
CCCCTGCGATAGCACCTGATTGCCACCCACAATGCGGCGTTTGGTTTCTTCGGTAAAGTTTTCGGAACGGCTTACCGAGTAAATTTCCTTTAGGTTTTCGCCCTTTTTTCGGGCTCCGTAGTTTGTGCCGTCAAGGCGAGCCAAATTCGAAGCAGTCTCGGCCATGGCCAGAGTATAATAGGTAGAAACCAAGGTTTGGGTTTCAAAGAAATCCAAGGCTTCTACAGAAACGCCCGCACTTTGCAGTTTTTGTATTAAATCCAAAAATCCTGCCCTTATCTGGGGATCGAGCGATTCGCTTTCTACAAAATTTTTGTAATAACCCACTTTCAAGCTCTTGGCCTGGGTGCTGTTGTGCATCGTTTCTTCCGAAATTTCAGAAGAGCTGTAGGTTGTTTGATCACGGAAATCTTTTCCACTGATCGCATTGGTTACGATTCGGATATCCTCCAAAGTCTGGGCCATAGGCCCCACTACATCGGTAGACGAAGCATAGGCCATGATGCCGTATCGCGAAACCCGACCATAAGTGGGTTTCAAACCATAAATGCCATTGTATCCTGCAGGTTGACGTATAGAGCCTCCGGTATCGCCACCCAATGAAAAGGTGGTGTAATCTTTGGCGACGTTCACGGCTCCACCGCCGCTGCTTCCGCCAGCTACACGCTGTGCATCGAGGGCGTTTTTTGCCGCTCCGAAGACCGTATTTTCCGTACTACTGCCATGCCCAAAACTGTCGCAGTTTTCTTTTACGATGGGTATTGCTCCCGCATCGAGCAATTTGGACACCGCAGAGGCGGTATACGGCGAAATGTATTTACGCAGGAAATCGGAACTTCCCGAAGCCGGTTGGCCTTGCAACAAGAACACGTCTTTCAATCCAAAAGGAATGCCCTCCAAAAGACCGATTTCTTCCCCTCTGGCAATTTTAGCATCCACTTTGTCGGCTAAATTCAGGGCGTATTCGCTCAAGAGATAATTGGCCGTATTGTGCGAATTGGCCTCCAAGGCATCCAATTTCGATTGCACCAAAGCTCTGCAACTGGTTTGCTTATTCACTAGCTCATCATGTATCTGATGAATTCTCGATTTCATCCGCTCTGCTTGTTTCTGGGTCTTATTCTTCGATTACTTTGGCCACTACCAAGTAGCCGTTTTTTTCTAGGGGAAAGTTTTGACGAATCAAAGTGCGTTCAAGATCACCACTCTGCACGGCCACATCCTCTCTTAAATCACCTACTTTCACGGCAAAGGGCTTTTCATTTGCAGTGTCGTTTCCCAAATTGGCTTTCTTGATCACCTCGAACAACTGATCCACGGCTTCAGAAGCTTGGGCACCTTTGATGCTCGAGAGCACTTCCAATGTCATTGTTTTGCTCATCCCTTTGCGGTTTAGCGAATCGATAGGAGCACAATCGCTTAGGCTCCTGATTCATAAGATTCTTCGTTAAAATTCCCTTTTCGTTGCAAATAAACGATACTGGCTTTGCAAACGAGGCACAAAAGTAAAAAAGTACAGGGAAATACGCACGGGAATTGTGATTTTGACGGTTATATGTGTGAAAAAATATTAACAGAGGTATAGGGTGATCTCCATAAGAAATGATTTATCTTTGTCTAAACGTGTTTTCCAAAAATTAAAAAACTTACAAGATGCCTAAAAAGCCATTCTATTACCTTGTCTTTTTATTGCTCAGCTTGGTCTTCAATACCCAAGCACAAACCCAAGAAGGTAGCGACGCCCTGATCACCACACTTACGCAAAATCTCGAAGGGCAAAGCGAAGGAGAAAAAATGGTGACCATTGCCAAACGCCTGCTCGGAAAGCCTTATCTGGCTTTTACGCTCGAATCGCCCGAAGAACATCTGATTTGCCGCATGGACGGATTCGATTGCTACACTTTGGTCGAAACGGTATTGGCCTTGTCGAAAGTGGCCACCTACCAAGAGCCCAACTTGGCCGATTTCAGAGAAATGATGACCAATCTTCGTTATCGCGATGGAGAAATCAACGGGTACACTTCGCGTATTCATTATTTCTTCGAGTGGACGAAGCATGCCGAAGATTTGGGTTTTGTTGAGGACCTTACGCCAGAATTGGGTTCACCCAAACCCAAGCCAATCAATTTCATGAGTACACATCGCCAGTATTATTCGGCATTTAAAACCAACAATAAAATATGGAACGATGTGAAAGCCATGGAGGCCAATTTGGCCGATTACGATTTCTATCAATTGACTCCCGCTGACCTGAAACGTGTGGCCGATCAAATTCAATCGGGCGATATTATAGCTTTCACTTCCAATATCAACGGTTTGGATGTGAACCACGAAGCCATTGCTTACCGTGAAAATGGCGAACTGAAATTCATCCACGCTTCTTCAGAACTGAAAAAAGTGGTGATCGCCGACGAAACCATTCTGCAGTATATCAACAGGATCAAAAAGCACGAAGGCCTAATGGTTTTGCGTGTACTTTAATCCGTCGAATGGAGGATTTAGCCAAGCCTATTTTGAACCGTCAATTTCGAAATGAGTTCAAGGTGTTTGGTTTTTGCTAATTTGCGGCAGAAAAACTCAGTACATGCGATACAAAGCCATTCCGAACAATTTGTTTATCCGAAACCGCGAGAATTTCGTCAATAAATTGAATAAAGGGGCCGTGGCCCTGTTTTGTTCCAATGACGTGCTGCCTACCAATGCAGATGGCGTAATGGGTTTCAAGCAGAATGCCGACCTTTTTTATCTCACCGGCATAGATCAGGAAGAGACTTTTTTATTTCTTTTTCCCGATCATCCTGTTTCTCAAAATAGAGAAGTGCTGTTCATTCGTGAGACAAACGCTCATTTGAAAGTTTGGGAAGGGGAGAAGCTCTCAAAAGAACAAGCGAAAGAAATCAGTGGTATCGGAACGGTTTTGTGGTCTAACCAATTGCCTGCTTTTTTGGCCCGAAACTTGGAATTGGCCCAATGCTTGTATCTGGATGCCAATGAACACGACGGAAGAAATCGAGATTTTCAAAGCCAAAGCGATCGCTTCAATGCTCAAATTCGTGAACAATACCCTTTGCTGCCGGTAGAAAGAGCCGCACCAATTTTGAGCGGATTGCGTACGATTAAGAGTCCTGAAGAGATTGAGCAAATTCAAAAAGCTCTATCGATTAGCGAGAAGGCTTTTCGGCGAATCGCTTCGAAGCTCAAGCCCGGTGTTTGGGAATTTGAGCTGGAGGCTGAAATGATGCATGAATTTACGATTAACCGATCGGGAGGGCACGCTTTTCCGCCTATAGTGGCCTCTGGTAAAAATGCCTGTGTTTTGCATTATGTCACCAACAATGCTCAGGTACAAGCCGGTGATCTGGT
Encoded proteins:
- a CDS encoding amidase, whose protein sequence is MKSRIHQIHDELVNKQTSCRALVQSKLDALEANSHNTANYLLSEYALNLADKVDAKIARGEEIGLLEGIPFGLKDVFLLQGQPASGSSDFLRKYISPYTASAVSKLLDAGAIPIVKENCDSFGHGSSTENTVFGAAKNALDAQRVAGGSSGGGAVNVAKDYTTFSLGGDTGGSIRQPAGYNGIYGLKPTYGRVSRYGIMAYASSTDVVGPMAQTLEDIRIVTNAISGKDFRDQTTYSSSEISEETMHNSTQAKSLKVGYYKNFVESESLDPQIRAGFLDLIQKLQSAGVSVEALDFFETQTLVSTYYTLAMAETASNLARLDGTNYGARKKGENLKEIYSVSRSENFTEETKRRIVGGNQVLSQGHAEAIYLKSRQLRDEIERRFVEEFAEVDIILSPVSLTPVPKVGETLKDPLAMYLSDAYTVGFSLGGLPTLSAPFGPETGVQITANKDGDEKVLQFANLLNDLI
- a CDS encoding DUF1460 domain-containing protein; the encoded protein is MPKKPFYYLVFLLLSLVFNTQAQTQEGSDALITTLTQNLEGQSEGEKMVTIAKRLLGKPYLAFTLESPEEHLICRMDGFDCYTLVETVLALSKVATYQEPNLADFREMMTNLRYRDGEINGYTSRIHYFFEWTKHAEDLGFVEDLTPELGSPKPKPINFMSTHRQYYSAFKTNNKIWNDVKAMEANLADYDFYQLTPADLKRVADQIQSGDIIAFTSNINGLDVNHEAIAYRENGELKFIHASSELKKVVIADETILQYINRIKKHEGLMVLRVL
- a CDS encoding aminopeptidase P family protein, whose protein sequence is MRYKAIPNNLFIRNRENFVNKLNKGAVALFCSNDVLPTNADGVMGFKQNADLFYLTGIDQEETFLFLFPDHPVSQNREVLFIRETNAHLKVWEGEKLSKEQAKEISGIGTVLWSNQLPAFLARNLELAQCLYLDANEHDGRNRDFQSQSDRFNAQIREQYPLLPVERAAPILSGLRTIKSPEEIEQIQKALSISEKAFRRIASKLKPGVWEFELEAEMMHEFTINRSGGHAFPPIVASGKNACVLHYVTNNAQVQAGDLVLMDFGASYANYNADITRCLPANGRFSSRQKEVYQAVLNVFHFAKKLLVVGNDMQSLRNETAAKMREELIKLGLFSSEEADSNPELYRKYFPHGVSHHLGLDVHDVGNRYEPFKNGMVFTCEPGIYIEEEGIGIRLENDILIQDQSPVDLAENIPIEIEDIENLMQAN